A window from Calliopsis andreniformis isolate RMS-2024a chromosome 7, iyCalAndr_principal, whole genome shotgun sequence encodes these proteins:
- the LOC143181482 gene encoding uncharacterized protein LOC143181482 isoform X2 gives MPVGGRVAGKVGIYSSHYNGKGYSGINEEIIWISIGMGITIAVLITIALCYIAREKCRKRHEGYYAS, from the exons ATGCCAGTGGGCGGACGGGTGGCTGGGAAGGTTGGGATTTACAGCTCCCATTATAATG GGAAAGGCTACAGTGGTATAAACGAGGAGATCATATGGATCAGTATCGGCATGGGTATCACGATCGCCGTGTTGATCACCATCGCCCTGTGCTACATCGCCCGCGAGAAGTGCCGAAAGCGCCACGAGGGCTACTACGCCTCCTGA
- the LOC143181482 gene encoding uncharacterized protein LOC143181482 isoform X3, with amino-acid sequence MPVGGRVAGKVGIYSSHYNGYSGINEEIIWISIGMGITIAVLITIALCYIAREKCRKRHEGYYAS; translated from the exons ATGCCAGTGGGCGGACGGGTGGCTGGGAAGGTTGGGATTTACAGCTCCCATTATAATG GCTACAGTGGTATAAACGAGGAGATCATATGGATCAGTATCGGCATGGGTATCACGATCGCCGTGTTGATCACCATCGCCCTGTGCTACATCGCCCGCGAGAAGTGCCGAAAGCGCCACGAGGGCTACTACGCCTCCTGA
- the LOC143181482 gene encoding uncharacterized protein LOC143181482 isoform X1: MDQYRHGYHDRRVDHHRPVLHRPREVPKAPRGLLRLLTHPAPALVGVLVVQPRDARRLLQPDHVEGEAEGLLHHRLTLKSRRD; the protein is encoded by the coding sequence ATGGATCAGTATCGGCATGGGTATCACGATCGCCGTGTTGATCACCATCGCCCTGTGCTACATCGCCCGCGAGAAGTGCCGAAAGCGCCACGAGGGCTACTACGCCTCCTGACGCACCCTGCCCCCGCCCTCGTGGGCGTCCTGGTCGTTCAGCCCCGCGACGCCAGGCGTCTTCTTCAGCCCGACCACGTCGAGGGGGAAGCCGAGGGCCTACTACATCACCGTCTAACGCTCAAATCCCGCCGTGACTAA